One region of Phragmites australis chromosome 18, lpPhrAust1.1, whole genome shotgun sequence genomic DNA includes:
- the LOC133899182 gene encoding uncharacterized protein LOC133899182, translating to MKSKSNPILTALSTAAFGFFIGVSFPVQITPKVFPWSFGDANSTFGGCNVLVRFRAPLKNSTSVVKGTPILQPNATSEIVALAKPKGADRLPPNIVVPESDLHLRRLWGNPREDTPTRKYLLALTIGYNEKVNVNATVHKFTDNFDVVLFHYDGRTTEWDDEFDWSKQAVHVSVRGQTKWWYAKRFMHPSIVAPYEYIFLWDEDLGVETFDAEEYMKIVKKHGLEISQPGLDTTRGPKPFFDITVRRNGSEIHKSTSAGNCVHRRPCSGFVEIMAPVFSRESWTCIWHMIQNDLVHGHGLDWNFWRCVDLPEEQIGVVDAQYVTHHAVVTLGSNGGTRANVTTRQKTEFGTFNARVSNAERAQAAALRAPPVAAARS from the exons ATGaaatcaaaatcaaatcctATCCTGACTGCCTTGTCTACGGCAGCATTTGGTTTCTTCATCGGCGTTTCTTTTCCTGTCCAAATCACACCGAAGGTATTCCCATGGAGCTTTGGTGATGCAAACTCCACCTTCGGTGGCTGCAACGTGCTTGTCAGATTTCGGGCACCACTCAAAAACAGCACATCAGTTGTGAAGGGGACTCCCATCCTGCAGCCAAATGCCACTTCGGAG ATTGTTGCGCTGGCAAAGCCGAAAGGAGCGGATAGGCTACCACCGAATATCGTAGTTCCAGAGTCTGATCTTCACCTGCGCCGTCTGTGGGGAAACCCGCGTGAG GATACGCCCACTCGCAAGTACCTTTTGGCGCTGACAATAGGCTATAATGAGAAAGTCAACGTCAACGCGACTGTTCACAAG TTCACAGACAATTTCGATGTGGTGCTGTTCCACTACGACGGTCGGACGACAGAGTGGGACGACGAGTTCGATTGGTCCAAGCAGGCCGTTCATGTCAGCGTCAGGGGGCAGACCAAATG GTGGTATGCCAAGAGGTTTATGCACCCAAGCATCGTGGCGCCGTACGAGTACATCTTCCTCTGGGACGAGGACCTCGGCGTGGAGACGTTCGACGCCGAGGAGTACATGAAGATTGTGAAGAAGCACGGGCTGGAGATATCGCAGCCGGGCCTGGACACCACCAGGGGGCCGAAGCCGTTCTTCGACATCACCGTTAGAAGGAACGGCAGCGAGATACACAA GTCGACGTCTGCGGGGAACTGCGTGCACAGGCGGCCGTGCAGCGGGTTCGTAGAGATAATGGCGCCCGTCTTCTCCAGGGAGTCATGGACATGCATCTGGCACATGATCCAGAACGACCTGGTTCATGGCCATGGCCTCGACTGGAACTTCTGGAGATGCGTCGAC TTGCCTGAGGAGCAGATCGGCGTGGTGGACGCGCAGTACGTGACGCATCACGCGGTGGTGACGCTCGGCAGCAACGGAGGAACCCGCGCCAACGTGACAACCCGGCAGAAGACCGAGTTTGGGACCTTCAATGCCAGAGTGAGCAATGCGGAAAGGGCCCAGGCAGCAGCTCTACGTGCACCACCGGTCGCAGCCGccagatcataa